ATGAATGGTTTAGGTAGCACTCCATCAATCTATCCCCTGCATCATCTCCTTCAAAGCCCATCCTCTTTCCAAGTTTTAAGACATCGTCTGAACCTTTTGTAAGGACATCATCTGCCCTGTCATGGACAATCCTGATTCTATTTTCCATTAAACGGTAAAAGTTGTAAGCATCTTTCAATGTATCACAGTCATTGCGGTTTATAATGCCTTGTCCTGAAAGTTTATCAAGCCCTTGCATGGTATTTTGAGACCGGACATTGTTTTTCAACTGAAGTATCTGGACTGCAAATTCTATATCAACTAGCCCGCCCTTGCCGGTTTTGATATTATATCTATCTGAAGTTTCTTTGGCAATCTCTAATTCCATCCTTTTTCTGATTCTTAAGAGTTCAGTTATGTCTTTGTCAATCGGTTTTCCGGCATATATGATACTGTGGAGTTTTGAGATGGTTTCATCGCCAAATCCCTTATCTCCGGCAGCAAACCTTGCCTTTATACCAGCCTGCCTTTCCCATATTTCTGCCTTTGACTCATGGTATTTTAAAAACGCCTCCTCTGTTATCACAATAGGACCTGAACTCCCTGAAGGTCTTAGCCTTGCATCAACCTTGAACACAAATCCCTCTCTTGTAATGACAGACAGCGCTGCAATAATTTTCTGGCACAGTTTAACAAAAAACTCATGGTTTGTGACTTTTTTAAGCCCATTTGTTTCACCTGCCCCGCCGTATACAAAGATTAAATCCAAATCAGAACTGTATGTAATCTCCTCTCCGCCGAGTTTGCCAAGCGCAAGGACAGCAAACCTCTTATCCGACGGCATCCCGTATCTTTTAGAGATTTCTTCCAACCCTATCTCGCAAGATTTCTCAATAGCCGCATCTGCAAGAAATGCAATCTGTCTTGATACTGTTGAAATATCAATTTCTCCGAATATATCGTTTATGCCAATCCTTAAGATTTCAGTGTTTTTAAACCTTCGCAACGCATCCAGTTTCTCTTCATAGTCCGAAACCTCATCCAGAATCAGAGAGAGTTCTTTCCTGATTTCATCCTTATTCTTATAAGGCTTATGGACATCTATGGACAAAAGGTAGTCCATAATTTCCGGATGCTCTATGAATGTATGGGACAGGAATGCGCTTGTTGGAATGAGTTTAACAAGGAGTTCCATAACCTTTTTGTTTTCTGCAAGAAGCGAGTAAAATATCCCCCTGCCTCCTATTCTGGATACAAACCTCTCAAGATGGGTTAATGCCATATCAGGGTCAGGAGATGAGGTTATCCTTGATATAAGGAACGGCAGAATCTTATTCAGGATATTCCTTGCCTTTTGCGAGATGTGGGCAAATGCAGAACCGTGCTTTAATAAACGGATATTTTCAAATGCCTTTTCAGGCTCTTTAAATCCTAATCTTTTAAGAATCTCTATGCCTTCTCCTTTTTCTATCTCATCGCTTAAGATAATGGATACATCTTTTGAAACCCCTTCTTTCAATTCCTCAGATGGTTTATAAAATAGTTTCTCATATATCTCATGGACATCTTCTGCAACACCACTGTATTTCT
This is a stretch of genomic DNA from Deltaproteobacteria bacterium. It encodes these proteins:
- the glnE gene encoding bifunctional [glutamate--ammonia ligase]-adenylyl-L-tyrosine phosphorylase/[glutamate--ammonia-ligase] adenylyltransferase codes for the protein MTSGFSDEKKALDNIKLLASTPLRDYIRDIIEHALSSPSPDDAVNNLERIIASYSEKIVKSLTLQPKTFSLQPVIYIAGASNFLSNILVKDSSNLECLFLKNGLSTKKVFEDFSKELNKLCPASARNSFEAIAKILRQYRGREYLRIGARDVLNLATMEETTQELSDLASSCLALACRFCLEKLKGDYGVPMFIDTDGTEKEAEFAVIGMGKLGGRELNFSSDIDIIYIYSSDKGEVVKTPDTRQQTTDTRHQTSDNRQQTSDLSLHAFFVKLSELITKLIGQVTEDGIVFRVDLNLRPEGKNGDLANSLRSAEIYYESWGQTWERAAMLKARTVAGSVKLGEGFLKMLEPFIYRRYLDFTAIEDIKGMKEKIDLSLLRRAPDTIDVKLGYGGIREIEFFVQAMQIINAGKDKEIRAKNTLETIELLERQGYITAEDSNILRESYIFLRNVEHKIQIVEGRQTQAIPVKANEITKLARMMGFRDEAGARAEELFREKYSGVAEDVHEIYEKLFYKPSEELKEGVSKDVSIILSDEIEKGEGIEILKRLGFKEPEKAFENIRLLKHGSAFAHISQKARNILNKILPFLISRITSSPDPDMALTHLERFVSRIGGRGIFYSLLAENKKVMELLVKLIPTSAFLSHTFIEHPEIMDYLLSIDVHKPYKNKDEIRKELSLILDEVSDYEEKLDALRRFKNTEILRIGINDIFGEIDISTVSRQIAFLADAAIEKSCEIGLEEISKRYGMPSDKRFAVLALGKLGGEEITYSSDLDLIFVYGGAGETNGLKKVTNHEFFVKLCQKIIAALSVITREGFVFKVDARLRPSGSSGPIVITEEAFLKYHESKAEIWERQAGIKARFAAGDKGFGDETISKLHSIIYAGKPIDKDITELLRIRKRMELEIAKETSDRYNIKTGKGGLVDIEFAVQILQLKNNVRSQNTMQGLDKLSGQGIINRNDCDTLKDAYNFYRLMENRIRIVHDRADDVLTKGSDDVLKLGKRMGFEGDDAGDRLMECYLNHS